A window of the Sabethes cyaneus chromosome 1, idSabCyanKW18_F2, whole genome shotgun sequence genome harbors these coding sequences:
- the LOC128732448 gene encoding integrator complex subunit 6 yields the protein MTIILFLVDTSASMCQKAHVNGVQKSYLDIAKGAVETFLKYRQRSQDCMGDRYMLLTFEDPPNNVKAGWKENHATFMNELKNLQSNGLTSMGEALKNAFDLLNLNRMQSGIDTYGQGRCPFYLEPSVIIVLTDGGKYSFRNGVHQEIILPLHAQIPGTKLTKEPFRWDQRLFSLVLRMSGNRADERVDGKVPHDDSMIEKMCEVTGGRSYKIRSQYVLNQCIESLVQKVQPGVVIHFDQLLMTNNGENGGADLQFQSIKRMIYVQKFPQQKTFPVGFWPIPEPYWPDPKSSSLPPRDAHPKIKIITPCCDEPVMLRNFPIDKYELEPSPLTLQILSKKETNKVWPLIVSSGMHGIEMPFGFLKPSSTMTVVNLYVLPYNYQTFLPLINDLFHKYNLNPPNDWIYKFGNYVKSIPQYYCPFLRRALATTPNVPYQLVQYILPENLDSYLSPAVANYLKQMKNTAKQDQENLCLRVFKQLKQPKPAYHQLETVKLNPGMQLRRDLVSHPMLKDAFNKVHADIASFDNYTIVVPTVMRPAATKNYRNPFDIPRRDLIDEIARMRENFFRIPTSGITMYTKDSGHCLPISDMGNYQEYLKNKETPLRELEPTNVRQHMFGNPYKKDKNMVMVDEADLNDVAPMKGGRGELGAGALKNRTDPNARLSRKRKAGPIRKDYVFKRKYTGSLSSSSSVTSDTSSLSDFSSDDDTASIGSSVGSESELDDDQDGRLVVDFEFPNDKDEESPINAHVREFIEGPDEGGSIGAGPPPPTDSASIPALLSDYAQPSPLSMPYQSHYVHHFHPSHPPHHYPTHLTTATTTMTTPTPMTTVPVMNSFGTPTPSSSTMPSSSNSGSSSTNIGSLTPSPNDMKDVLEISNILKTCHNGGNSYATPEEPPPEPEPIKPLKPTKPTKTEAAPVKLPESTAANERILLNGGDHISSVPSKSISQVSSPKPAQPLTEQERQRIREENYETRSIIFKDIRRPGRNYSLLLEHLPLIKGDLPIRKAFIEMCVKEALRFRRKNMANSIQEWWENQLAADQAEQKLLLKQQHLAKANCFNNLPTSSSHSNHQATRFSSRQQQLAGSSFNTSSSSSSSSSISSSSSQSGPGSSKSSHFTHQSHPPNKHHQQQHHKHSNHQSSSSSRI from the exons ATGACGATTATCCTGTTCTTGGTGGACACATCCGCGTCTATGTGCCAGAAGGCACATGTTAACGGCGTCCAGAAGAGCTACTTAGACATTGCAAAAGGAGCGGTTGAGACATTTCTTAAGTATCGCCAGCGATCGCAGGATTGTATGGGTGATCGGTACATGCTGCTAACGTTTGAAGATCCACCGAACAACGTGAAAGCCGGTTGGAAGGAAAACCATGCCACTTTCATGAATGAGCTGAAGAATTTGCAGAGCAATGGACTCACATCGATGGGCGAAGCGCTTAAAAATGCCTTCGATCTGCTCAATCTAAACCGAATGCAGAGCGGTATCGACACATATGGACAGGGTCGGTGTCCATTCTATTTAGAGCCTTCGGTTATTATCGTTCTCACTGACGGCGGAAAGTATTCGTTTCGCAACGGTGTACATCAGGAGATTATACTGCCTCTGCACGCGCAGATTCCTGGGACCAAGTTGACAAAGGAGCCGTTCCGATGGGACCAGCGGCTTTTCTCGCTAGTATTGCGTATGAGTGGGAACCGGGCAGATGAGCGAGTAGACGGAAAGGTACCGCATGATGATTCTATGATCGAAAAGATGTGTGAG GTGACCGGGGGTCGATCATATAAAATTCGATCTCAGTATGTGCTGAATCAGTGCATTGAGAGTCTAGTGCAAAAAGTACAGCCGGGTGTCGTGATTCACTTCGACCAACTGCTTATGACAAATAACGGCGAGAATGGTGGAGCGGATTTGCAGTTCCAGTCTATCAAGCGTATGATTTATGTGCAAAAATTCCCCCAACAGAAGACATTTCCGGTTGGGTTCTGGCCCATTCCGGAACCGTACTGGCCAGATCCAAAATCGAGCAGTCTGCCGCCAAGAGATGCTCATCCGAAGATAAAAATCATTACTCCATGCTGTGATGAGCCGGTAATGTTGCGAAATTTTCCCATAGATAAGTACGAACTAGAACCGAGCCCGCTGACGCTACAGATTCTGTCAAAGAAGGAAACTAACAAGGTATGGCCCTTGATTGTTTCAAGCGGGATGCATGGGATAGAGATGCCTTTCGGTTTCCTGAAACCGAGTAGTACGATGACAGTGGTTAACTTGTACGTGCTACCGTACAACTATCAGACATTTCTACCGTTAATTAACGATTTATTTCACAAATATAATTTGAATCCGCCGAACGACTGGATTTACAAGTTTGGCAATTACGTGAAGTCGATTCCACAGTACTACTGTCCATTTTTGAGGCGTGCATTGGCTACCACTCCAAACGTGCCGTACCAGTTGGTGCAGTACATTCTTCCGGAAAATTTGGATAGTTATCTAAGTCCCGCAGTGGCAAACTAtctaaaacaaatgaaaaacacaGCCAAACAGGATCAGGAGAACCTGTGCCTGCGAGTGTTTAAACAGCTTAAGCAACCAAAACCAGCTTATCATCAGTTGGAGACGGTAAAGCTCAATCCAGGAATGCAACTGAGGCGTGACCTGGTGTCGCATCCGATGCTGAAGGATGCTTTCAATAAAGTGCACGCTGACATCGCCAGTTTTGACAATTACACAATTGTCGTACCGACTGTGATGCGACCTGCGGCGACGAAAAATTATCGCAATCCGTTCGATATACCTAGGCGGGACCTGATTGACGAGATTGCTAGGATGCGGGAAAATTTCTTCCGAATCCCAACAAGTGGGATTACGATGTATACCAAGGATAGTGGGCATTGTCTACCGATTTCCGATATGGGCAACTATCAGGAATATCTGAAGAACAAAGAAACACCGTTAAGAGAATTGGAACCTACCAACGTGAGGCAGCACATGTTTGGTAATCCTTACAAGAAGGACAAAAACATGGTGATGGTGGACGAAGCTGATTTAAACGACGTGGCCCCTATGAAGGGTGGGCGAGGGGAACTAGGTGCTGGGGCGCTTAAGAATCGAACGGATCCAAACGCAAGACTGAGTCGCAAGCGGAAAGCGGGACCAATTAGGAAGGACTATGTTTTCAAGCGCAAATACACCGGCAGCTTAAGTTCGTCATCCAGTGTAACATCAGATACCAGTTCGCTGTCAGATTTCTCGTCAGACGATGATACTGCTTCCATTGGTAGCAGTGTCGGCTCGGAATCCGAGCTTGATGACGATCAAGATGGACGCTTAGTGGTGGACTTTGAGTTTCCGAATGACAAGGACGAGGAAAGCCCAATCAATGCTCACGTACGCGAGTTCATTGAAGGTCCGGATGAAGGCGGAAGTATTGGTGCTGGACCGCCTCCTCCAACGGATTCTGCAAGCATCCCTGCTTTGCTTTCGGATTATGCACAACCTTCGCCGCTCAGTATGCCTTATCAGTCCCACTATGTTCATCATTTTCATCCCTCTCATCCACCTCACCACTATCCCACGCACTTAACGACggcaacgacgacgatgaccaCGCCGACACCAATGACGACGGTTCCTGTTATGAATTCGTTTGGTACGCCAACACCAAGCTCTAGCACAATGCCAAGCAGTAGCAACAGTGGCAGTTCTAGTACGAACATCGGTTCATTAACTCCCAGCCCGAACGATATGAAGGATGTGCTGGAAATATCGAACATATTGAAAACCTGCCACAATGGGGGCAACAGTTATGCCACACCGGAGGAACCCCCACCTGAACCCGAGCCTATCAAACCATTGAAACCCACTAAACCCACTAAAACGGAAGCTGCTCCTGTAAAGTTGCCTGAAAGCACCGCTGCAAACGAGCGCATTCTACTAAATGGTGGGGACCACATCTCGTCCGTACCATCCAAATCGATATCCCAAGTCAGTAGTCCTAAGCCTGCCCAACCGCTAACTGAACAGGAGCGGCAACGGATTCGTGAAGAAAACTATGAAACCCGTTCGATAATTTTTAAAGACATTCGACGGCCAGGGCGAAACTACTCGCTTCTTCTAGAGCATCTGCCCCTGATCAAAGGGGACTTGCCGATTCGGAAGGCTTTCATCGAAATGTGTGTTAAGGAAGCATTACGATTTCGGCGGAAAAATATGGCCAATAGTATCCAGGAATGGTGGGAAAATCAGCTTGCTGCGGATCAAGCCGAACAGAAGCTACTTTTAAAACAGCAACATCTGGCCAAAGCAAATTGCTTTAACAACCTACCTACATCATCTTCACACTCGAATCACCAAGCAACTCGATTTAGTTCTCGGCAGCAACAATTGGCCGGGTCTTCTTTCAacactagcagcagcagcagtagcagtagtagcATTAGTTCCAGTAGTAGTCAAAGCGGTCCCGGAAGCAGTAAAAGCTCACACTTTACCCATCAGTCACACCCTCCCAACAAacaccatcagcagcagcatcataAACATTCGAATCATCAGAGCAGTAGTAGCAGTAGGATATGA
- the LOC128732535 gene encoding uncharacterized protein LOC128732535 isoform X1 — protein MSANSRANLRCRLCLCLCNTQELVAVVFADLHGPLQSFAQELLSPQATSESTQVCCNCFTMWNMMQDFLNTCLKANEVLAVNEQMALRKSWVASDDEKDACISVCRVVKRHYYGMEKLLSTLKPPVFLSNSNSKTQISNQKKTINVKEPGNSKTQISNQKQTIKVKEPAFRSGTSLRTYSKCNASNNIEKDAKVARSRNIPSSIKQEPIEIDDSDAFMMVKKEPAESSPSQFYEIEFIDDDAITLKETKLEPVESLDSNVDEGEDYEADSSVSLDRESLNTVCQVCGKTTKDMAIHLASHSEKLTISDEKNVSKNTSKIVDHNEYNTSPRKRLRQSLARTVDGTSTTGKNKLSAGTRLSCEVCGIVLSNILVARIHARSHISDRPFKKEALFESG, from the exons ATGAGCGCTAACAGTAGAGCAAATTTGCGCTGCAGACTATGTCTTTGCCTGTGCAATACCCAGGAGTTGGTGGCAGTAGTGTTTGCTGATCTGCACGGTCCGTTGCAAAGCTTCGCTCAGGAACTTCTTTCTCCGCAG GCTACCTCAGAAAGTACTCAAGTTTGTTGCAATTGCTTTACGATGTGGAATATGATGCAGGATTTTCTCAATACCTGTCTAAAGGCGAATGAAGTACTTGCTGTGAACGAACAAATGGCCCTTCGAAAGTCCTGGGTTGCAAGCGACGATGAAAAGGatgcgtgtatttcagtctgCCGAGTGGTGAAACGACACTACTACGGTATGGAAAAGCTGTTGTCTACTCTGAAACCTCCAGTGTTCCTTTCAAATTCGAAttcaaaaactcaaatttcaaatcagaagaaaactATCAATGTTAAGGAACCAGGAAAttcaaaaactcaaatttcaaaTCAGAAGCAAACTATCAAAGTTAAGGAACCAGCTTTTCGTTCTGGCACT TCACTACGGACGTATTCCAAGTGTAATGCTTCGAATAATATAGAAAAAGATGCAAAGGTTGCTAGATCCAGAAATATACCTAGTTCTATTAAACAAGAACCAATTGAAATTGATGATTCCGATGCATTTATGATGGTTAAAAAAGAACCTGCTGAATCATCGCCGTCACAATTTTACGAAATTGAATTTATTGATGATGATGCTATTACACTTAAAGAGACAAAACTGGAACCTGTTGAGTCGCTGGACAGCAATGTTGACGAAGGTGAAGATTACGAAGCGGACAGTAGTGTATCGTTAGATAGAGAAAGCTTGAACACGGTTTGCCAGGTATGTGGGAAAACAACTAAAGACATGGCTATTCACCTGGCATCGCACAGTGAGAAACTAACAATTTCCGACGAGAAAAACGTTTCGAAGAATACATCAAAAATTGTCGATCATAATGAATATAATACATCGCCCCGAAAGCGACTGCGACAATCGCTAGCTCGTACAGTTGATGGTACTAGCACTACGGGGAAGAATAAATTATCCGCGGGTACAAGATTGTCCTGTGAGGTTTGCGGTATTGTCTTATCCAATATATTGGTGGCAAGGATACACGCTAGATCACACATTTCCGACCGTCCTTTCAAAAAGGAAGCCCTGTTTGAGAGTGGCTAA
- the LOC128732535 gene encoding uncharacterized protein LOC128732535 isoform X2, with product MWNMMQDFLNTCLKANEVLAVNEQMALRKSWVASDDEKDACISVCRVVKRHYYGMEKLLSTLKPPVFLSNSNSKTQISNQKKTINVKEPGNSKTQISNQKQTIKVKEPAFRSGTSLRTYSKCNASNNIEKDAKVARSRNIPSSIKQEPIEIDDSDAFMMVKKEPAESSPSQFYEIEFIDDDAITLKETKLEPVESLDSNVDEGEDYEADSSVSLDRESLNTVCQVCGKTTKDMAIHLASHSEKLTISDEKNVSKNTSKIVDHNEYNTSPRKRLRQSLARTVDGTSTTGKNKLSAGTRLSCEVCGIVLSNILVARIHARSHISDRPFKKEALFESG from the exons ATGTGGAATATGATGCAGGATTTTCTCAATACCTGTCTAAAGGCGAATGAAGTACTTGCTGTGAACGAACAAATGGCCCTTCGAAAGTCCTGGGTTGCAAGCGACGATGAAAAGGatgcgtgtatttcagtctgCCGAGTGGTGAAACGACACTACTACGGTATGGAAAAGCTGTTGTCTACTCTGAAACCTCCAGTGTTCCTTTCAAATTCGAAttcaaaaactcaaatttcaaatcagaagaaaactATCAATGTTAAGGAACCAGGAAAttcaaaaactcaaatttcaaaTCAGAAGCAAACTATCAAAGTTAAGGAACCAGCTTTTCGTTCTGGCACT TCACTACGGACGTATTCCAAGTGTAATGCTTCGAATAATATAGAAAAAGATGCAAAGGTTGCTAGATCCAGAAATATACCTAGTTCTATTAAACAAGAACCAATTGAAATTGATGATTCCGATGCATTTATGATGGTTAAAAAAGAACCTGCTGAATCATCGCCGTCACAATTTTACGAAATTGAATTTATTGATGATGATGCTATTACACTTAAAGAGACAAAACTGGAACCTGTTGAGTCGCTGGACAGCAATGTTGACGAAGGTGAAGATTACGAAGCGGACAGTAGTGTATCGTTAGATAGAGAAAGCTTGAACACGGTTTGCCAGGTATGTGGGAAAACAACTAAAGACATGGCTATTCACCTGGCATCGCACAGTGAGAAACTAACAATTTCCGACGAGAAAAACGTTTCGAAGAATACATCAAAAATTGTCGATCATAATGAATATAATACATCGCCCCGAAAGCGACTGCGACAATCGCTAGCTCGTACAGTTGATGGTACTAGCACTACGGGGAAGAATAAATTATCCGCGGGTACAAGATTGTCCTGTGAGGTTTGCGGTATTGTCTTATCCAATATATTGGTGGCAAGGATACACGCTAGATCACACATTTCCGACCGTCCTTTCAAAAAGGAAGCCCTGTTTGAGAGTGGCTAA
- the LOC128732584 gene encoding density-regulated protein homolog, producing the protein MVSEIPEKLQIGTKEGVQYPLSVQYCGNCSMPLEYCEYYPDYEKCKQWLAKNLPDEFERITLGATGVGSGKPAGGATGGSSGATEDAGEEDKKRQKRGGKGMMKTKKVKDDVPKKICVSRSARGKKKSVTVVTGMGTFDIDLKVAAKFFGTKFACGSSVTGDDEIVIQGDVKDDLFDVIPEKWPEIDEDFIEDLGDQKR; encoded by the coding sequence ATGGTCAGTGAAATTCCAGAAAAATTACAAATCGGTACCAAAGAAGGTGTCCAATATCCCCTGTCAGTCCAGTATTGCGGTAATTGTTCGATGCCCCTGGAATATTGCGAATACTATCCAGACTATGAAAAGTGCAAACAGTGGTTAGCGAAAAACCTTCCGGATGAATTTGAGCGCATTACGCTTGGTGCAACCGGAGTTGGAAGTGGAAAGCCGGCAGGTGGAGCCACAGGCGGGTCTTCCGGTGCAACTGAGGATGCCGGCGAAGAAGataaaaaacggcaaaaacgCGGCGGAAAAGGAATGATGAAAACTAAGAAGGTTAAGGATGATGTCCCGAAGAAGATCTGTGTTTCCCGTTCGGCACGCGGTAAAAAGAAGTCGGTTACTGTTGTTACCGGAATGGGTACATTCGACATTGACTTAAAGGTGGCTGCTAAATTTTTCGGTACAAAATTCGCTTGTGGCTCGTCAGTTACCGGAGATGATGAGATTGTTATTCAGGGAGATGTAAAAGATGATTTGTTTGATGTAATTCCGGAGAAGTGGCCCGAAATTGATGAAGACTTTATCGAAGATCTCGGTGATCAAAAACGATAG
- the LOC128732595 gene encoding DNA-directed RNA polymerase III subunit RPC9 translates to MEIVNPNAAVLTNFEVMNTLKNMKSSKKKHGLRNLATITYETVQYLEDTACRDQSSDSIVNFLKAMKQFNLTKNECLMMINDPPSSALHIQIMIEDSDERLTDEQVNRIIEFGSKLRTSSIDSVSHQTEENE, encoded by the exons atggaaat CGTCAACCCAAACGCAGCTGTTCTTACCAACTTCGAGGTTATGAATACACtaaaaaacatgaaaagtaGCAAGAAAAAGCATGGTTTGAGGAATTTGGCTACCATTACGTATGAAACGGTTCAGTATCTGGAAGATACGGCATGTCGAGATCAAAGCTCCGATTCGATAGTAAATTTTCTTAAAGCAATGAAACAGTTTAATCTCACCAAAAACGAATGTCTGATGATGATCAATGACCCTCCCAGTTCTGCCTTGCACATACAGATCATGATCGAAGATTCCGATGAACGACTAACTGACGAGCAAGTCAATCGTATTATTGAGTTTGGATCAAAACTTCGAACGAGTAGCATCGACAGTGTAAGTCATCAAACTGAAGAAAACGAATGA